A single region of the Sphingobium sp. TKS genome encodes:
- a CDS encoding type II secretion system F family protein yields MNTLYIRVFVLILLFAAVMLTIEGISSWLRARATTDRVVNRRLKMIAAGFERSTVLSKLRRSDEALGFDRSTLLGRAGLGIMRVLHGAGLTFPARTVLMAMLIAAGVLFLLVMVGGMASGYALTAGMFVMAAAFAGALGIALPLMVLTRLAQRRRKKMEEQFPVALDTFVRGLRAGHPIAAALELLTKEMRDPIGSEFGIVVDEVTYGADLRDALQRMAERWDMNEMHMFVISLSVQSETGGNLAEILENLSAVIRERASLFMKVRALSSEGRMTAVMLTALPILTFCGLFLVNPAFYLDVAQDSMFIIGFTGLILLYIIGFVTIRRMVDLKV; encoded by the coding sequence ATGAACACGCTCTATATCCGCGTCTTCGTCCTTATCCTGCTGTTCGCGGCGGTGATGCTGACGATCGAAGGTATTTCGAGCTGGTTGCGTGCGCGGGCGACGACCGATCGCGTCGTCAATCGGCGCTTGAAGATGATCGCCGCAGGCTTTGAACGCAGCACCGTCCTTTCCAAGCTGCGGCGCAGCGATGAAGCGCTCGGTTTCGACCGCTCCACCCTGCTTGGGCGGGCCGGGTTGGGGATCATGCGGGTGCTGCATGGCGCGGGGCTGACGTTCCCGGCGCGTACCGTGTTGATGGCGATGCTGATCGCGGCGGGCGTGTTGTTCCTGTTGGTGATGGTCGGCGGCATGGCGTCGGGCTATGCGTTGACGGCGGGTATGTTCGTGATGGCGGCGGCCTTTGCGGGCGCGCTTGGGATTGCCCTGCCGCTGATGGTGCTGACGCGGCTGGCCCAGCGGCGGCGCAAGAAGATGGAGGAGCAATTTCCGGTCGCGCTCGACACTTTCGTCCGGGGCTTGCGCGCGGGCCATCCAATCGCCGCCGCGCTCGAACTGCTGACCAAGGAAATGCGCGATCCCATCGGCAGCGAATTCGGCATCGTCGTCGATGAAGTCACCTATGGCGCCGACCTGCGCGACGCTCTCCAGCGAATGGCGGAGCGGTGGGATATGAACGAGATGCACATGTTCGTGATTTCCCTGTCGGTGCAGAGCGAGACGGGCGGCAACCTGGCCGAAATCCTCGAAAATCTCTCCGCAGTGATCCGCGAGCGGGCGAGCCTCTTCATGAAGGTGCGGGCGCTGAGTTCGGAAGGGCGGATGACCGCCGTGATGCTGACGGCATTGCCGATCCTGACCTTTTGCGGGCTGTTCCTGGTCAACCCGGCCTTTTATCTGGACGTCGCGCAGGACAGCATGTTCATCATCGGCTTCACTGGCCTTATTCTCCTCTACATCATCGGCTTCGTCACGATACGCCGCATGGTCGACCTGAAGGTATGA
- a CDS encoding tetratricopeptide repeat protein — protein sequence MNKAVIVIALIIATTACSSGQKGVLSIRPVNQQSSGPAQDALARGDLLFSRGEYALALDAFRRAVRNDPTDAHGLNGVAISYAAMGRHDLAREFFELALARAPQDARIARNFARSLSAQGLKGEADALLAQAGAGTAGMVMAMRPTLAQLASAAPAARPAQLAGVELERVSLGEVRLRTMEAAAPAERVKPQLTTRIVTVAETKAQRELTAPIITVTKSETQALPKLAGTGGEAAGPVKNEKTANAEGRDDLFERLWKSLMRPAGRKGARG from the coding sequence ATGAACAAAGCTGTGATAGTAATCGCTCTCATCATTGCGACGACGGCGTGCAGTTCGGGGCAAAAGGGCGTCCTCTCGATCCGGCCCGTCAATCAGCAGTCGAGCGGCCCGGCGCAGGATGCGCTGGCGCGTGGCGACCTGCTGTTTTCGCGAGGGGAATATGCGCTGGCTCTGGACGCCTTTCGCCGGGCAGTGCGCAACGATCCGACGGATGCGCATGGCCTGAACGGCGTGGCGATCAGCTATGCGGCCATGGGGCGGCATGATCTGGCGCGTGAATTTTTCGAACTGGCTCTGGCGCGTGCGCCGCAGGATGCGCGCATTGCTCGCAATTTTGCTCGCAGCCTGTCGGCGCAGGGGCTGAAGGGGGAGGCTGACGCGCTGCTGGCGCAGGCGGGCGCGGGGACGGCTGGCATGGTCATGGCCATGCGACCGACATTGGCGCAACTGGCCTCCGCCGCTCCTGCCGCGCGACCGGCGCAACTGGCGGGAGTGGAACTGGAGCGCGTCTCGCTGGGGGAGGTGCGGTTGCGGACGATGGAGGCGGCGGCCCCTGCCGAACGCGTCAAGCCGCAACTGACGACCCGGATCGTGACCGTGGCCGAGACGAAGGCGCAACGCGAACTGACGGCACCGATCATCACTGTTACAAAATCTGAAACGCAGGCGCTGCCAAAGCTCGCCGGGACGGGGGGCGAAGCTGCCGGTCCGGTCAAGAATGAAAAAACGGCCAATGCGGAGGGCCGCGACGACCTGTTCGAACGGCTCTGGAAAAGCCTTATGCGGCCTGCCGGGCGGAAGGGCGCGCGGGGATGA
- a CDS encoding CpaF family protein gives MWQIRKGEAGRGDPRDEVGPTETEVVHWEEDRHTDLKVALHQKLIDIINLSALETMSRAQVEVEVGEIVHEQLALQKHALNLEERRRLVSDILDELLGLGPLEPLLKDHSITDILVNGHKVVFVERNGRLVETATRFKDEKHLLRIIQKIVAAVGRRIDEASPFVDARLADGSRVNAVVPPLAIDGSLLSIRKFAKIPISMARLTELGSVPAPMAQVLAAVVEARRNVLISGGTGSGKTTLLNAMSAAIDEHERIVTIEDSAELQLQQRHVARLETRPPNIEGRGEVTQRDLVKNALRMRPDRIIVGEVRAGEAFDMLQAMNTGHDGSMTTVHANTARDALSRVEQMIGMSGIEISPRSARAQIASALNVVVQVGRLADGRRRLLSLSEITGMEGEVITMQDIFRFKMTGRDENNMVRGHFEATGIRPKFMSELADRGINLPAELFRPDAVIH, from the coding sequence ATGTGGCAGATCCGAAAAGGGGAAGCCGGGCGGGGCGACCCGCGGGACGAAGTCGGACCGACCGAGACGGAGGTCGTCCACTGGGAAGAGGACCGGCATACCGACCTCAAGGTCGCTTTGCATCAGAAGCTGATCGACATCATCAACCTCTCCGCGCTGGAAACAATGTCGCGGGCGCAGGTAGAGGTCGAGGTCGGTGAAATCGTCCATGAACAATTGGCGCTTCAAAAACATGCGCTCAATCTGGAAGAGCGCCGACGGCTGGTGTCGGACATTTTGGACGAGCTGCTGGGTCTGGGTCCGCTAGAGCCGCTGCTGAAGGACCACAGCATCACCGACATATTGGTGAACGGCCACAAGGTCGTGTTCGTGGAGCGCAATGGCCGGCTGGTCGAAACCGCCACCCGGTTCAAGGATGAGAAGCATCTGCTGCGCATCATCCAGAAGATCGTGGCTGCGGTCGGCCGACGGATCGATGAGGCTTCGCCCTTTGTCGATGCGCGCCTGGCCGATGGATCCCGCGTCAATGCGGTGGTGCCGCCGCTCGCGATCGACGGGTCGCTGCTTTCCATCCGCAAATTCGCCAAGATACCGATCAGCATGGCGCGGCTCACCGAATTGGGCAGCGTGCCCGCGCCCATGGCGCAGGTGCTTGCGGCCGTGGTGGAGGCGCGCCGCAATGTGCTGATCTCCGGCGGCACCGGCTCGGGCAAGACGACGCTGCTCAACGCCATGTCGGCTGCCATTGACGAGCATGAGCGTATCGTCACCATCGAGGATTCTGCCGAACTGCAATTGCAGCAGCGCCATGTCGCGCGGCTGGAAACCCGCCCCCCCAATATCGAGGGCCGCGGTGAAGTCACGCAGCGGGACTTGGTCAAGAACGCCCTGCGCATGCGGCCCGACCGCATCATCGTCGGTGAAGTCCGCGCCGGGGAGGCGTTCGACATGCTCCAGGCGATGAACACCGGCCATGACGGTTCCATGACCACCGTTCATGCCAATACCGCTCGCGACGCATTGTCCCGCGTCGAGCAAATGATCGGCATGAGCGGCATCGAGATCTCGCCTCGGTCGGCACGGGCGCAGATCGCTTCGGCGCTGAACGTGGTGGTGCAGGTCGGGCGTCTGGCCGACGGTCGCCGCCGCTTGCTCAGCTTGTCGGAGATCACCGGCATGGAAGGGGAGGTCATCACCATGCAGGACATCTTCCGCTTCAAGATGACCGGACGCGATGAGAATAATATGGTGCGGGGCCATTTCGAGGCCACCGGCATCCGTCCCAAATTCATGAGTGAGCTGGCCGATCGGGGGATCAACCTGCCCGCCGAACTCTTCCGTCCCGATGCGGTGATACACTGA
- a CDS encoding type II secretion system F family protein: MLNSALMIQLRPVILGLLFFAIVALVFGLSEVVLRNARVRGRLDLVGEGGNAAQNSSQTLRGERNNGEWKKLIDRIEKMGISLVDTNNDSLRRRLIAAGYVSPDAPKLFTFFRLVLTFTLPGIFVLTSLGNPEPPTPFTLYLVASLLAVSGLYMPNLYISAKASRRQEAIINGFPDGLDLMLVCVEAGLGLEAAMDRVGRELAVSHPLVSAALGKVVLELRAGRSRQDALRRMADDVDVDEIRSFATLLIQSDQLGSSVGQTLRVYASEMREKRRMRAEEKAHRLPVLLSVPLVACMLPVMIGVLMLPAIVRVVRDILPVMSH, encoded by the coding sequence ATGCTGAATTCGGCGCTCATGATCCAGTTGCGGCCTGTCATTCTTGGCTTGTTGTTCTTCGCCATCGTCGCGCTGGTTTTCGGCCTGTCGGAGGTTGTCCTGCGCAATGCGCGGGTGCGCGGGCGGCTCGACCTGGTCGGGGAAGGCGGCAATGCCGCGCAAAATAGCAGCCAGACGCTCCGCGGCGAACGGAACAACGGCGAGTGGAAGAAGCTCATCGACCGGATCGAGAAGATGGGCATCTCGCTGGTCGACACCAATAATGACAGCCTGCGCCGGCGGCTGATCGCGGCGGGCTATGTCTCGCCGGATGCGCCGAAGCTCTTCACCTTTTTCCGGCTGGTGCTGACCTTTACCCTCCCAGGGATTTTCGTTCTGACGTCGCTTGGCAATCCCGAGCCGCCGACCCCGTTTACCCTCTATCTGGTCGCGTCGCTGCTCGCTGTGTCCGGGCTTTACATGCCGAACCTCTATATTTCGGCAAAGGCGTCCCGGCGACAGGAAGCGATCATCAACGGCTTTCCTGATGGACTTGATCTGATGTTGGTCTGCGTCGAAGCGGGTCTGGGTCTTGAGGCGGCGATGGACCGTGTCGGCCGGGAGCTGGCCGTATCGCATCCTCTGGTATCGGCGGCTTTGGGCAAGGTGGTGCTGGAATTGCGCGCCGGACGCAGCCGGCAGGACGCTCTGCGGCGCATGGCCGACGATGTTGACGTGGATGAGATTCGCTCTTTCGCGACGCTGCTGATCCAATCCGACCAACTGGGGTCGAGCGTCGGTCAGACGCTGCGCGTATATGCGTCGGAAATGCGCGAGAAGCGGCGGATGCGTGCGGAGGAAAAGGCGCATCGCCTGCCGGTGCTGTTGTCTGTACCGCTGGTCGCTTGCATGCTGCCAGTGATGATCGGGGTGCTGATGCTGCCCGCGATCGTCCGCGTGGTGCGGGATATCTTGCCGGTGATGAGCCATTAG